The following coding sequences are from one Microbacterium sp. SORGH_AS_0969 window:
- a CDS encoding cation:dicarboxylate symporter family transporter, with product MALSLRTTRDGRPRKRIDRNHWLYISVILAVVAGVIVGLVAPAFATTLEPIGKGFVSLIKMMIAPVIFCTIVVGIGSIAKASTVGKIGGLALGYFLVMSTFALGIGLFVGNIIHPGEGLNIAGAQYDAVPEATTTQDFILGIIPTTFFSAFTGGSILQVLFIALLVGFALQGMGERGARMVEGIKNFQVLVFRILGMILWLAPVGAFGAIAAVVGKTGFQAVISLGILMGAFYLTCFLFIAVVLGGLLFAVTRVNIFSLMKYLGREYLLIVGTSSSEAALPRLIAKMEHLGVSKPVVGITVPTGYSFNLDGTAIYLTMASLFIATAMGAPMSIPEQIGLLIFMIIASKGAAGVTGAGLATLAGGLSAYRPDLVNGVGVIVGIDRFMSEARAVTNFTGNAVATLLIGAWTKQYDGQRVREVLAGNIPFDETLLTGHDHSATPADAKTELPATVDTQALNAFRAQAEAEAAAKGRS from the coding sequence GTGGCACTCTCACTCCGCACCACGCGCGACGGTCGGCCTCGCAAGAGGATCGACCGCAACCACTGGCTCTACATCTCGGTCATCCTCGCGGTCGTCGCCGGTGTCATCGTCGGCCTCGTCGCCCCGGCGTTCGCGACGACCCTCGAGCCCATCGGCAAGGGCTTCGTCAGCCTGATCAAGATGATGATCGCCCCGGTGATCTTCTGCACGATCGTCGTGGGCATCGGCTCGATCGCCAAGGCTTCTACGGTCGGCAAGATCGGTGGCCTGGCGCTCGGCTACTTCCTCGTGATGTCGACCTTCGCGCTCGGTATCGGCCTGTTCGTGGGCAACATCATCCACCCCGGCGAGGGCCTCAACATCGCCGGTGCGCAGTACGACGCCGTTCCCGAGGCGACGACCACGCAGGACTTCATCCTGGGCATCATCCCGACCACGTTCTTCTCGGCCTTCACGGGCGGCAGCATCCTGCAGGTGCTGTTCATCGCACTTCTCGTCGGCTTCGCGCTGCAGGGGATGGGCGAGCGCGGGGCGCGCATGGTCGAGGGCATCAAGAACTTCCAGGTCCTGGTCTTCCGCATCCTCGGCATGATCCTGTGGCTCGCTCCGGTCGGTGCCTTCGGCGCCATCGCCGCGGTGGTCGGCAAGACCGGATTCCAGGCCGTGATCAGCCTCGGCATCCTGATGGGCGCCTTCTACCTGACGTGCTTCCTCTTCATCGCGGTCGTCCTGGGTGGTCTGCTGTTCGCCGTCACCCGCGTCAACATCTTCTCGCTCATGAAGTACCTCGGCCGCGAGTACCTCCTCATCGTCGGCACGTCGTCGTCCGAGGCGGCTCTTCCCCGCCTCATCGCCAAGATGGAGCACCTCGGCGTCTCGAAGCCCGTCGTCGGCATCACCGTCCCGACCGGCTACTCGTTCAACCTCGACGGCACCGCGATCTACCTGACGATGGCGTCGCTCTTCATCGCGACCGCCATGGGTGCGCCGATGTCGATCCCCGAGCAGATCGGCCTCCTGATCTTCATGATCATCGCCTCCAAGGGCGCGGCCGGCGTCACCGGTGCCGGTCTCGCGACCCTCGCCGGCGGCCTCTCGGCCTACCGCCCCGACCTGGTCAACGGCGTCGGCGTCATCGTCGGCATCGACCGCTTCATGTCGGAGGCCCGCGCGGTCACCAACTTCACCGGCAACGCGGTGGCGACGCTCCTCATCGGCGCCTGGACCAAGCAGTACGACGGACAGCGCGTCCGTGAGGTGCTCGCCGGCAACATCCCGTTCGACGAGACGCTCCTCACCGGTCACGACCACTCCGCGACGCCCGCGGATGCCAAGACCGAGCTCCCCGCGACGGTCGACACGCAGGCGCTCAACGCCTTCCGCGCTCAGGCCGAGGCGGAGGCTGCGGCGAAGGGTCGCTCGTGA
- a CDS encoding aldolase/citrate lyase family protein — translation MSLTHDTPAGAASAAPAPARVDLARTWMLRSPLAGHLETAADVLVLDLEDGLPAGRKGEGRDRARRAAAHAPVWLRISAAGTHDGEDDLALGRELDDSLAGVVLAMCAGPADVAHVAASLPSGVSIVAMVESAAALLAAPAIAAHPATRRLAFGTGDFRRDTGMSADRLALSWPRAQLVVASAAAGIAGPIDGPCGPVDHARDAALHAVAMGFTGTLALQDAAVPGAHAGFTPAPDEVERARALLSASPDGPVDGSYAPTLARARALVERAEALAAL, via the coding sequence GTGAGCCTGACCCACGACACCCCGGCGGGGGCGGCTTCGGCCGCCCCCGCCCCCGCGCGTGTCGACCTCGCGCGCACCTGGATGCTCCGTTCGCCTCTCGCCGGCCACCTCGAGACCGCGGCCGACGTGCTCGTGCTCGACCTCGAAGACGGCCTCCCCGCCGGCCGCAAGGGCGAGGGACGCGACCGTGCACGTCGAGCGGCGGCTCACGCTCCGGTCTGGCTGCGCATCAGCGCCGCCGGTACCCACGACGGAGAAGACGACCTCGCCCTCGGCCGCGAGCTCGACGACAGCCTCGCCGGTGTCGTGCTCGCGATGTGCGCGGGTCCGGCCGATGTCGCCCACGTCGCGGCATCCCTCCCCTCCGGCGTCTCGATCGTCGCGATGGTCGAGTCGGCCGCGGCCCTGCTCGCCGCCCCCGCGATCGCCGCGCACCCCGCCACGCGCCGCCTCGCCTTCGGCACGGGAGACTTCCGCCGCGACACCGGCATGTCGGCCGACCGACTCGCCCTTTCGTGGCCGCGCGCGCAGCTCGTCGTCGCTTCGGCAGCGGCGGGGATCGCCGGTCCCATCGACGGACCGTGCGGTCCCGTCGACCACGCTCGGGATGCCGCGCTCCACGCCGTCGCGATGGGCTTCACCGGCACTCTCGCGCTTCAGGATGCCGCCGTCCCCGGCGCCCACGCCGGCTTCACGCCCGCACCCGACGAGGTCGAGCGCGCTCGGGCGCTGCTGTCGGCGTCGCCCGACGGTCCGGTCGACGGCTCGTACGCCCCGACGCTCGCTCGCGCTCGCGCGCTGGTGGAGCGGGCGGAGGCGCTCGCCGCGCTGTAG
- a CDS encoding DUF1992 domain-containing protein, whose product MSDDPRQSAERYRVDRQLRESGLEPEPRATGPERGSTAAERAAYVETSIQQAIRRGEFDNLPGAGKPLPDLGGTHDPDWWIRRKIEAEQLTGLGPPALTLRVEYAERAERMDAIAREPDVREALHDFNRRVIEARRQLQGGPPVVTPTVDVESEVAAWAERRRAREEAAAVAPVARRRWFRRGRSGTGG is encoded by the coding sequence ATGAGCGACGACCCACGCCAGTCGGCCGAGCGCTACCGGGTCGACCGGCAGCTGCGCGAGAGCGGACTCGAGCCCGAGCCTCGAGCGACCGGCCCGGAGCGCGGGTCGACCGCGGCGGAGCGGGCCGCGTACGTCGAAACGTCGATCCAGCAGGCGATCCGCCGCGGAGAGTTCGACAACCTGCCCGGCGCCGGCAAACCCCTCCCCGACCTGGGCGGGACGCACGACCCCGACTGGTGGATCCGGCGCAAGATCGAGGCGGAACAGCTCACCGGTCTCGGTCCGCCCGCCCTGACGCTGCGCGTCGAATACGCCGAGCGCGCCGAGCGAATGGATGCCATCGCCCGAGAGCCTGACGTGCGTGAGGCGCTGCACGACTTCAACCGGCGCGTCATCGAGGCGCGTCGTCAGCTGCAGGGCGGGCCGCCCGTGGTGACCCCGACCGTCGACGTCGAATCCGAGGTGGCGGCCTGGGCGGAACGGCGGCGTGCGCGGGAGGAAGCGGCGGCGGTCGCGCCGGTGGCGCGGCGGCGGTGGTTCCGGCGGGGGCGCTCCGGCACAGGTGGCTGA
- a CDS encoding oxygenase MpaB family protein — protein MSDSPSPVPDWIASLRGKLLVALAGDPTGMAPYVRAIAEGDDAGYFVENGPAWTVHAGMGTLVAGIRALLLQALHPGALAGVHDWSRYREDPIGRLTGTVRWVITLTYGSRTQADAETARVGRFHQRVKGEYRAGDGSERAYSAEAPDLVRWVHLAFTDAFLSGHEVSRKPIPGGADAYVADWATAGRLMHVVDPPLTRAALRAEIDGFYERGELRGGERVDDVVRFLRKPPFRGSMGLAYRVLFAAAVATIPRRYRAMLGVRRWPLPVLTLTRVILRVTERALGSGPRAQDMARQRLRRLGV, from the coding sequence GTGAGCGACTCCCCCTCCCCCGTTCCCGACTGGATCGCGTCGCTGCGGGGAAAGCTGCTCGTCGCCCTCGCCGGAGACCCGACCGGTATGGCCCCCTACGTGCGGGCGATCGCCGAGGGCGACGACGCCGGGTACTTCGTCGAGAACGGTCCCGCGTGGACGGTCCATGCCGGAATGGGGACCCTGGTCGCCGGCATCCGGGCCCTTCTGCTCCAAGCGCTGCACCCGGGTGCTCTCGCCGGGGTGCACGACTGGTCGCGGTACCGCGAGGATCCGATCGGGCGTCTCACCGGCACCGTCCGCTGGGTCATCACGCTCACCTACGGTTCACGGACACAGGCGGATGCCGAGACCGCACGAGTCGGCCGGTTCCACCAGCGCGTGAAAGGCGAGTACCGCGCCGGCGACGGAAGCGAGCGCGCGTACTCAGCCGAGGCGCCCGACCTCGTGCGCTGGGTGCACCTCGCCTTCACCGACGCGTTCCTGTCGGGGCACGAGGTGTCGCGGAAGCCGATCCCGGGCGGAGCGGATGCGTACGTCGCCGACTGGGCGACCGCGGGGCGGCTCATGCACGTCGTCGATCCGCCCCTCACGCGCGCGGCGCTGCGCGCAGAGATCGACGGCTTCTACGAACGCGGTGAGCTGCGGGGCGGCGAGCGGGTCGACGATGTGGTGCGGTTTCTGCGTAAGCCCCCGTTCCGCGGATCGATGGGGCTCGCCTACCGGGTGCTGTTCGCCGCGGCGGTGGCCACGATCCCCCGCCGGTACCGCGCGATGCTCGGCGTGCGGCGTTGGCCGCTACCGGTACTGACCCTGACGCGCGTGATCCTGCGGGTGACTGAGCGGGCGCTCGGCTCGGGTCCGCGCGCGCAGGACATGGCACGGCAGAGGTTGCGGCGCCTGGGGGTGTGA
- a CDS encoding DUF4383 domain-containing protein encodes MSSSPNRLVATIFGAVYLLVGLLGFAVTGGVGFIATQGGLLLGIFEVNPLHNIAHLLIGGALLVAGLANARAAKGVNTTVGAVYLLLGIVGFFLTGTSANILALNVPDHFLHLASAVVLLGVGLGTERNVPRTAAV; translated from the coding sequence ATGAGCTCTTCACCTAACCGCCTCGTGGCCACGATCTTCGGGGCCGTGTACCTGCTCGTCGGTCTGCTCGGCTTCGCCGTGACCGGCGGCGTGGGCTTCATCGCGACCCAGGGCGGACTGCTCCTGGGGATCTTCGAGGTCAACCCGCTGCACAACATCGCGCACCTCCTCATCGGTGGAGCCCTTCTCGTGGCCGGTCTCGCGAACGCCCGCGCCGCCAAGGGCGTCAACACCACCGTCGGTGCCGTCTACCTGCTGCTCGGTATCGTCGGCTTCTTCCTGACCGGCACCTCGGCGAACATCCTCGCGCTGAACGTCCCCGACCACTTCCTGCACCTCGCCAGCGCCGTCGTGCTCCTGGGTGTCGGCCTCGGCACCGAGCGCAACGTCCCCCGCACTGCGGCGGTCTGA
- a CDS encoding YdeI/OmpD-associated family protein: protein MKFETTLSQMGNNTGIEVPPEVVDALGGGKRAAVIVDVNGYVYSSTIGVMAGKMLIPFSSDKRAATGLSGGDAITVDLQLDTAPRTVEVPADLAAALAEAGVREAFDALSPSARKAHVTNVEGAKATDTRARRIDAIVAKLG from the coding sequence ATGAAGTTCGAGACGACGCTGTCGCAGATGGGCAACAACACCGGCATCGAGGTCCCGCCCGAGGTCGTCGATGCGCTAGGCGGAGGAAAGCGCGCCGCCGTCATCGTCGACGTGAACGGCTACGTGTACTCGAGCACGATCGGCGTCATGGCAGGCAAGATGCTCATCCCGTTCTCGTCCGACAAGCGTGCCGCGACGGGCCTCTCGGGAGGGGATGCCATCACCGTCGACCTCCAGCTCGACACCGCGCCGCGCACGGTCGAGGTGCCCGCCGACCTCGCGGCGGCCCTCGCCGAGGCGGGTGTGCGCGAAGCATTCGATGCGCTGTCCCCGAGCGCCCGCAAGGCTCATGTGACGAACGTCGAGGGAGCCAAAGCGACCGACACGCGCGCCCGCCGGATCGACGCGATCGTGGCCAAGCTCGGATAG
- a CDS encoding asparagine synthase, whose translation MGRTKDAIAEGLSIATAAARLTVRNRILVETIARGGQFDSEVFADFARQTLRALADEQDQAAERVTHQRKRAWGRFSDSSGTHDYRDRDTRNLRRRANQSRGVAKELRALADDPARVESLVAAARMAAWGDVEANLRQRLDVEGMTADADPDYATMRRARMDALRMVDLARLASQAKRKAKEKAAAEPEKPADEDDDKPAKSGKKKKSTAR comes from the coding sequence GTGGGTCGCACAAAGGATGCCATTGCCGAGGGGCTGTCGATCGCGACGGCGGCGGCACGGCTCACGGTGCGCAACCGCATCCTCGTCGAGACGATCGCCCGGGGCGGGCAGTTCGACAGCGAGGTCTTCGCCGACTTCGCGCGCCAGACCCTTCGGGCTCTCGCCGATGAGCAAGACCAGGCCGCCGAACGGGTGACGCACCAGCGCAAGCGCGCGTGGGGTCGTTTCTCCGACTCCTCGGGCACTCACGATTACCGCGACCGCGATACGCGCAACCTCCGTCGTCGAGCGAACCAGTCGCGTGGGGTCGCGAAAGAACTGCGCGCCCTTGCCGACGATCCGGCGCGCGTGGAGTCCCTGGTCGCCGCGGCGCGGATGGCGGCCTGGGGAGACGTCGAGGCGAACCTCCGCCAGCGCCTCGACGTCGAGGGTATGACCGCCGACGCCGATCCCGATTACGCCACGATGCGACGCGCGCGCATGGACGCCCTGCGCATGGTCGACCTCGCACGCCTCGCCTCGCAGGCGAAGCGCAAGGCGAAAGAGAAGGCCGCGGCCGAGCCCGAGAAGCCGGCGGACGAGGACGACGACAAACCCGCCAAGTCCGGCAAGAAGAAGAAGTCGACTGCGCGCTGA
- a CDS encoding RNA polymerase sigma factor — protein MDEAGLWRRVAADGDERALSELYERHVDRVFRHAARLASDRRDAEDATAVAFFELWRRRDAVRVVDGSPLPWLLATTTNALRNLQRSSARYRRLLDTLPRSADASSAEDEVFADENARALLAPLGAVDRQLVMLVHLEGYRADEAAVVVGLSAAAARARLSRARAKLRDLVPDATREEDSA, from the coding sequence ATGGACGAAGCCGGGTTGTGGCGCCGCGTCGCCGCCGACGGCGATGAACGAGCGCTGAGCGAGCTCTACGAGCGGCACGTCGACCGCGTGTTCCGTCACGCCGCGCGATTGGCATCCGATCGACGGGATGCCGAGGATGCCACGGCCGTGGCCTTCTTCGAACTCTGGCGCCGGCGTGACGCGGTGCGTGTCGTCGACGGGTCGCCGCTGCCGTGGCTTCTCGCGACGACGACGAACGCGCTGCGCAACCTTCAGCGCTCGTCGGCTCGCTATCGGCGTCTTCTCGACACCCTGCCCCGCTCGGCGGACGCGAGCTCCGCCGAGGACGAGGTCTTCGCCGATGAGAACGCTCGTGCGCTCCTCGCACCGCTCGGCGCGGTCGATCGACAGCTCGTGATGCTCGTGCACCTCGAGGGCTATCGCGCTGACGAAGCCGCGGTGGTGGTGGGTCTCAGCGCCGCGGCGGCGCGTGCTCGCCTCTCTCGCGCGCGAGCGAAGCTCCGCGATCTCGTCCCGGATGCCACACGCGAGGAGGATTCCGCATGA
- a CDS encoding DUF4012 domain-containing protein — MRLSLLPLATAAGGISIDALTPDDGRVNAGALVGLQVPAQNAASQANSAAAAVRGIDRTPLVGVVSSAVQQAGDLFGQVASSVDGLSRASQLLPVMLGQNGPREYLLLVQNNAEWRSLGGITGTAILLKVDNGSIALDGTQSATALTKEGTQPSIELPAEVTDIYGTKPIRYFHNLTQIPDFSVDGPIAQSIYAEKTGVNVDGVFAVDPVVLSYLLTATGPVALPTGDVLDSKNAASFLLNDVYKKYPEPAAQDAVFAGAAGAVFQGLLDGKGSANAMMSALARAGAEHRFYMWSADPAEQAVIDGTTIAGPLPVTDERTARFGVYLNDGTGSKMSYYVRPDVSLTWGACGSAKVVGQRDISLSLTLTSNAPSDAATSLPWYITGGGLYGTPPGIAKVIPNVYLPEGFELVSAQASDGGTFTEAEYQGRRVLTFSTDLSPGASTTFTVNVRGTSTATEAQAFVTPTADASLSPTVTAACGPGS; from the coding sequence GTGCGCCTAAGCCTCCTGCCTCTTGCCACAGCCGCGGGCGGGATCTCGATCGACGCTTTAACGCCCGATGACGGCCGCGTCAACGCAGGCGCGCTCGTTGGTCTGCAAGTCCCCGCGCAGAATGCTGCCTCTCAAGCGAACTCAGCTGCAGCCGCGGTGAGGGGCATCGACCGAACCCCACTCGTCGGCGTCGTATCGTCGGCTGTCCAGCAGGCGGGCGACCTCTTTGGTCAGGTTGCGAGCTCAGTCGACGGCTTGTCCAGAGCGTCGCAGCTGCTACCTGTCATGCTGGGTCAAAACGGTCCTCGCGAGTACCTCTTGCTCGTTCAGAACAACGCTGAATGGCGTTCGCTGGGTGGGATTACTGGCACAGCCATTCTGCTTAAGGTCGACAACGGGTCGATCGCCCTTGACGGCACTCAGTCCGCGACGGCCCTCACGAAGGAAGGAACCCAGCCGTCGATCGAGCTTCCCGCTGAGGTAACGGACATCTACGGGACGAAGCCGATTCGCTACTTTCACAACCTGACACAAATCCCTGACTTCTCGGTCGACGGGCCGATTGCGCAGTCAATCTATGCCGAAAAGACGGGCGTGAATGTTGACGGCGTCTTTGCCGTCGACCCCGTCGTGTTGTCCTACCTCCTTACCGCCACAGGTCCGGTCGCGCTGCCGACGGGCGATGTGCTCGACTCGAAGAACGCAGCGTCGTTCCTCCTAAACGACGTCTACAAGAAGTACCCAGAGCCAGCCGCGCAGGATGCTGTATTCGCGGGAGCCGCGGGCGCAGTCTTCCAGGGCCTTCTTGACGGAAAAGGTTCAGCAAATGCGATGATGTCAGCTCTGGCGCGAGCCGGTGCCGAGCATCGCTTCTACATGTGGAGCGCTGACCCCGCAGAACAAGCAGTGATCGACGGAACGACGATCGCCGGCCCGCTCCCCGTCACGGACGAGCGCACTGCGCGCTTCGGCGTGTACCTGAACGACGGAACCGGCTCAAAAATGAGCTATTACGTGCGGCCGGACGTTTCCCTTACATGGGGGGCATGCGGCTCAGCCAAGGTCGTTGGCCAGCGCGACATTTCCCTCAGCCTCACGCTGACGAGCAACGCACCCTCGGACGCCGCAACCTCTCTGCCCTGGTACATCACAGGTGGCGGGTTGTATGGGACACCCCCCGGAATCGCCAAGGTCATCCCGAACGTCTACCTTCCCGAAGGCTTCGAGTTGGTGTCCGCCCAAGCGTCTGACGGGGGAACGTTCACGGAGGCCGAATACCAGGGCCGACGTGTGCTCACGTTCAGCACCGACCTTTCGCCAGGAGCATCCACAACATTCACGGTGAACGTTCGCGGGACCTCGACAGCCACCGAGGCTCAAGCTTTCGTGACGCCGACCGCTGACGCGTCTCTCAGCCCCACCGTGACTGCAGCTTGCGGCCCGGGCTCTTGA
- a CDS encoding polysaccharide biosynthesis tyrosine autokinase, with protein sequence MELSEIVRILRKNWVALALFTVVGLGVMAGYAFTRTPVYESSSTVFVSTQAGSTAAELQQGSSFTQARINTYVGLVTTPAVLEPVIKDLGLATTPDALRKNVAATATPNSTLITVTVSDIDAERAASIANSVAASLSTVVPELEPESSDGSSPVRISRVSAAQAALSPASPNISLSLVIGAVVGLVIGGVFAAARTLLDNRVRTPRDAQQITKAPSIGAVAFDARAKERPLIVHVDPLSPRAESFRALRTNLQFLDMGGRASFVITSSIPSEGKSTTTINLAIALADAGKRVALLDTDLRKPKVAEYLSVEGGAGLTDVLIGRAKVNEVMLPWGGRSLYVLPAGKIPPNPSELLGSKQMNVLLEMLERDFDVVLCDAPPLLPVTDAAILAKATSGALMVVSAGRTTRHQLTLATEALNTVGAKLAGFVMSMVPTRGPDSYYASYGYGYGYAYVQEPARGVSGAGAPAKRRDRSASSEATAGQPKSGYAGSSTRRTARRSKLEDER encoded by the coding sequence ATGGAGCTCAGCGAAATCGTTCGAATCCTCCGCAAGAACTGGGTGGCACTAGCACTCTTCACTGTCGTCGGCCTCGGCGTAATGGCGGGCTATGCCTTCACGAGAACACCCGTCTACGAGTCGTCGAGCACCGTGTTCGTGTCGACCCAAGCGGGAAGTACAGCGGCAGAGTTGCAGCAGGGCTCAAGCTTCACTCAGGCACGGATAAACACCTACGTAGGCCTCGTGACCACACCCGCAGTTCTTGAACCTGTGATCAAAGACCTCGGGCTTGCAACCACCCCAGATGCACTCCGAAAGAACGTCGCAGCCACAGCGACGCCCAACTCGACGCTCATTACCGTCACCGTGTCGGACATCGATGCAGAGCGGGCCGCCTCGATAGCCAATTCGGTAGCCGCGAGCCTCTCGACCGTTGTGCCGGAGCTCGAGCCTGAGTCGAGTGACGGGTCTAGCCCCGTACGCATTAGTCGAGTCAGCGCAGCTCAAGCCGCACTCAGCCCTGCCAGCCCGAACATCTCACTCAGTCTAGTGATTGGGGCAGTCGTGGGACTCGTTATCGGCGGCGTCTTCGCCGCCGCACGTACGCTACTGGACAATCGCGTTCGCACTCCGCGTGACGCGCAGCAAATCACCAAAGCGCCGAGTATCGGTGCCGTCGCTTTCGACGCCAGAGCGAAAGAGCGCCCGCTCATCGTTCATGTAGACCCGCTGAGCCCGCGCGCGGAATCCTTTCGCGCGCTCAGAACAAACTTGCAGTTCCTTGACATGGGCGGGCGAGCGAGCTTTGTCATTACGAGCTCAATACCTAGCGAAGGCAAGTCGACCACGACGATCAACCTCGCTATCGCCTTAGCGGACGCGGGAAAACGTGTCGCTCTGCTTGACACCGACCTTCGCAAGCCTAAGGTCGCTGAATATCTCAGTGTCGAGGGCGGCGCGGGCCTCACGGATGTTCTCATCGGAAGAGCGAAAGTGAACGAGGTGATGTTGCCCTGGGGAGGACGGAGCCTGTACGTCCTGCCCGCAGGGAAGATTCCTCCGAACCCGAGTGAACTCCTCGGCTCTAAGCAGATGAATGTGCTGCTCGAGATGCTCGAGCGGGATTTTGACGTCGTTCTTTGCGACGCCCCGCCCTTACTGCCCGTCACAGACGCTGCCATCCTGGCGAAAGCGACCAGCGGCGCCTTGATGGTCGTCTCGGCCGGGCGGACGACCCGCCATCAGCTAACGCTCGCGACCGAAGCGCTAAACACCGTTGGGGCAAAGCTCGCGGGATTTGTGATGTCGATGGTGCCGACCCGCGGACCGGACTCATACTACGCGTCGTACGGTTACGGTTATGGCTACGCATACGTGCAAGAACCTGCCCGGGGAGTGAGCGGCGCTGGCGCGCCCGCAAAACGGCGTGACCGCTCAGCGTCCTCCGAGGCAACTGCGGGCCAACCGAAGTCGGGATACGCTGGATCGAGCACACGTCGCACAGCAAGGCGGAGCAAGCTCGAGGACGAGCGCTGA
- a CDS encoding CPBP family intramembrane glutamic endopeptidase yields the protein MPDESSGNDVAFDRRRHPSHSEREVNAPGRGGVRRRVRLDWRRGGDRRRRWDAVVLSVALMGLGVGIVFGGAANRLVVASNSLLSSVILWSGMAAAVAFALTRARPRGLLKLRGVDLLWGLILGVVLRLLQGWMSGSAGIPFPTIATLDGELPQGWWLQQALPAGLIAPLVEEFFFRGVVLVSTYIVLKPAVGNLAAAFSALLFSGGMFVMVHAINGSLSLVDGVQLFVFALTCSLLVLLSGRIWGAVIVHITYNLSFLALLLTGTFFA from the coding sequence GTGCCTGATGAATCCAGCGGAAATGACGTGGCGTTCGATCGAAGGCGCCATCCGTCGCATAGTGAGCGGGAAGTCAACGCGCCCGGGCGAGGCGGCGTGCGCAGGCGTGTGCGGTTGGACTGGCGCAGGGGCGGCGACCGACGTCGCCGCTGGGACGCCGTCGTGCTTTCCGTAGCGCTCATGGGGTTGGGGGTTGGAATTGTGTTCGGGGGCGCTGCCAACCGACTCGTCGTCGCATCGAATTCTCTCCTCTCTTCAGTAATCCTGTGGTCCGGCATGGCCGCGGCCGTGGCGTTCGCATTGACACGCGCTAGGCCACGTGGTCTCCTAAAGCTGCGCGGCGTCGATCTTCTTTGGGGGTTGATTCTCGGCGTCGTGCTTCGGTTGCTTCAGGGGTGGATGTCCGGCAGTGCGGGCATTCCATTTCCGACCATTGCGACATTAGATGGCGAACTTCCGCAGGGATGGTGGTTGCAGCAAGCGCTGCCCGCCGGGCTGATAGCACCTCTTGTCGAGGAATTCTTCTTTCGCGGGGTAGTCCTAGTTTCGACATACATCGTACTTAAGCCAGCGGTTGGCAATCTAGCGGCCGCGTTCTCTGCTCTGCTATTTTCCGGTGGAATGTTCGTTATGGTCCACGCAATTAACGGATCTCTATCCCTGGTGGATGGTGTCCAGCTCTTCGTTTTTGCGCTCACGTGCTCGCTGCTTGTCCTACTGAGTGGACGGATCTGGGGCGCTGTGATTGTTCACATCACCTACAATCTATCGTTTCTCGCGCTTTTGCTAACGGGCACATTCTTTGCGTAG